In a single window of the Acyrthosiphon pisum isolate AL4f chromosome X, pea_aphid_22Mar2018_4r6ur, whole genome shotgun sequence genome:
- the LOC100569868 gene encoding zinc finger MYM-type protein 1-like, with amino-acid sequence MSDKKPKRAQGNLDSFFSKKSKNEFKSINHNSEISNTAALSEATEPISSALDSPSTSNISPQKDLSKPINSKYDIGLYVNYVGSLPNEEKVSILNNVWTPDPNFIFPTQSYAKFKRQFQIKWLNTFKWLAYSKCKEGAFCKYCVLFLNQNQVGKGSHESLGGLVTKPYTNLKKALETFRCHASFSYHRTAVLNADNIIAILSNKQDNVLVQLNNQLKEDILQNRNMLKPIIQTIRLCGRQQFGLRGHQDSGRISMKEPIQNDGNFRCLLRHRAQHGNNTLKKYLETCSSNAMYTSPLIQNEIINIFGELIQSDIIKKISKSNYFSVLADETTDIAQIEQFSICIRYFEEELVILREDFLTFVPVHDVTGHGLATVLLNTLKELGLDLDKLRGQGYDGAATMSGNFRGVQAIVKNSYPKALYTHCVSHSLNLCLSDAAKTQAIRNSFSIISDCCAFFHSSAKRTTI; translated from the exons ATGAGTGATAAAAAACCAAAACGTGCACAAGGTAACTTGGATAGCTTCTTCagcaaaaaatctaaaaatgagtTTAAATCT attaacCACAATAGTGAAATAAGCAATACTGCAGCATTATCTGAAGCAACTGAACCTATTTCTTCTGCACTAGATTCTCCAA gtaCAAGTAACATATCACCACAGAAAGATTTATCAAAACCGATAAATTCCAAATATGATATTGGtctttatgtaaattatgttgGTTCATTACCAAATGAAGAAAaggtttcaattttaaataatgtatggaCACCTgatcctaattttatttttcctacTCAAAGTTATGCTAAATTTAAAAGACAATTTCAAATCAAATggcttaatacatttaaatggtTAGCATATTCTAAATGTAAAGAAGGAGCCTTTTGTAAGTACTGTGTTCTTTTTCTCAACCAAAATCAAGTTGGGAAAGGTTCTCATGAATCTTTAGGTGGATTAGTTACTAAACCttatacaaatctaaaaaaagctTTGGAAACATTTAGATGCCACGCTAGTTTTAGTTATCACCGCACTGCTGTATTGAATgccgataatattattgcaattttaaGCAATAAACAAGATAATGTTTTGGTTCAGTTAAATAATCAACTTAAAGAGGATATTTTACAAAATCGTAATATGCTCAAGCCTATCATTCAGACTATACGATTGTGCGGTAGACAACAATTTGGTTTAAGGGGGCATCAAGATTCTGGTCGTATATCAATGAAAGAACCAATTCAAAATGATGGGAATTTTCGTTGTCTTTTGAGACATCGTGCTCAACATGGAAATAAtacgctaaaaaaatatttagaaacttGTAGTTCCAATGCCATGTATACAAGTCCACTTATCCAAAATgaaattatcaacatttttggaGAACTTATTCAATCagacataattaaaaaaatatcaaaatcaaattatttttctgttctTGCCGACGAAACAACGGATATTGCACAAAtagaacaattttcaatttgtatacgGTATTTTGAAGAAGAGTTGGTGATTCTTCGAGAAGATTTTCTTACTTTTGTACCAGTTCATGATGTAACTGGTCATGGTTTGGCAACCGTTTTACTAAATACATTGAAAGAACTTGGTTTGGACTTGGATAAATTACGTGGACAAGGTTACGATGGGGCTGCTACTATGTCAGGTAACTTTCGTGGTGTTCAGGCAATAGTGAAAAATAGTTACCCGAAAGCTTTATACACTCATTGTGTTTCTCATTCCCTGAATCTTTGCTTATCTGATGCTGCCAAAACACAAGCTATTCGTAATTCATTTAGTATTATTTCTGATTGTTGTGCTTTTTTCCATTCCTCAGCAAAGAGaacgacaatttaa